AGAGCGATGTGATGCAGCCCCTCTCCGTATTTCGACAGGTGATCCAAGTACGTGGTTGGGCCGATAGTGGGCTGAATCCACTCGTAAACGATCCTGCCCTGCCGCTGCCACCCGAGAATCGCATCGAACTTCCCGGGTTTAGCGTGATAGATCAAGTCCCACAACACCGGGTGCGTGAAGTCCATCGCCGGGAATCCGAGCCGCTCCCAGTATCGGGAGACCGCCTTCAGGTCGCGCGCCACGAACGCATACTGAGAGAGTCGCTTCGCGTTCGGCTTCGGTGCAGGTGCCGGCGGCAAACCCGCGCCGCCCAGGTCGCAGAAAACTCCGACGACATACTTCCCCTCTTCTGCCGTGTCGAAGAGGACGTAGCGACCCTCAGTGCCGAGATTCCGCCCTTCCAGGACCGCGACGCCAGCATTTGCCATTCGGGCAAGCTCCTGCTCCACGGCAGCCTTGGTGGGAGCGTGGTGAATCAGCGCCATGATGCCCTGCCCGTGCTTCTTCCGATAGGCCGCGAACGGGGTCTTGTCATCGAGAGGCTGGATAAAATCGACAACCGTGTCGCCTAAACGCGCGATGGACCACCTAACGCCCGGGCCGGCACCGGGATTCGGCCGCACGTCGATGATGCCGAGCTTTTGCCATCCCGCGACGGTACGGTCGATGTCGTCGACGACCCAGAAGACACGATCAACGCTCTTGTAGAAATCCGGCAATTCGGCGGCTAGGGGCACAACGACCCCGAGCAGCAGGACGAGTGTTTTCATCATATAGGTATGCCAAGCAATCGGACCAAACCACCGACGCCACGAAGCCGGCAGCGCGGCGATATGTCGCCGTCTCCGAAAGTGGCGGAACTGAAACCTGAAATCACAAGTGAGCCGCCGGTCGGGTTCATGCGTTCGTACGCCTTCTGGTCCATGTGTCGAGTCTACAGCTCCGCGAACGTGGTGTCTTGCGCCGCGGTGGCCACGGCGACCGCATCGCGATTCTGAAATATCGGAAAGTACGATAGTCCCCGGCTCCGAGAAGCGGGAGGCACCCGAGGAAGAAATAGTTGCGCTTAATTAACGCTCCCTCGGGGCTGCGGCTGCTGCTCCCCGTCTGCGCCGTCGGGGTGAGTAAACGCTGCGCGAGTTGTCGCTCCGCTGGCGTCCTGGGAGCGGCAGGCGACCAGGAGGGGAATTTGGTAGCCGACAAGCGTACGCCGGTGTGCAGCGAACATCAGCTTTCTGCACGTGGGTCGCGATCGACGTTCCCCTCCCGGTTTCGATGAAACTCCCTCCTGGTCACGTCCTGCCGGCAGGGTCGAGCGGGTTTGAACCATCGAGAACTCCACGATCAACGCTCCGCGATTACCGCGACACCCCAGGGGCGGAGATCGACCCGGACGCCTTTCTCGACGGGATATCCGGTCAGCAAATCCACCCCTGTTGCATAGGGATAGGTAAAGCACGCGTCCTGCTCGGAAAAGTTGAAGTAATAGCGAAGCAGGCGGCCCTGACCGTTGCGTCCTTGCCGTATTTTGACCTGTGGCGGAAGCTTCTGGTCCTCGCCGGCCAGTCCGGCACGCGAAATCGCGTCTCGAACGATCTCGCGCTGCAGCGCGTCGGTGACGACCGTCGCTTCGTAGGTGAGGGTTCCGTCGCCGTAACGGTTACGGGTGATTACGGGAAAGCGCCAGGTGGTGTCGTCCAGCGAAGCGAGCACCTCGGCTGTATCGGGAAGCAGAAATTCGGCCCACACCGATGCCTTGTTCTCGCCGGCGGCGTGAAACGGATCGGGCGTCAGGGGAACGGGTTCGGCGAGACTGCTGAATTCCTGATAGTGGAAACCGGCCGCTTCGCGCAGAGGTCCCGGCGCCATCACATGGCGCACCGTGGAGTATTCGTCGGTGAATCCGCTCTTGAACGCCATCACCACGTGGCCGCCGGCCTTCACATATTCGGCGATCTGCCGCAGGACGGCATCGGACACGCTGTACAGAGGCGGGACCATGAGGAGCTTGTAGCGCGACACGTCGCCGTCGCCCGCCTGCACGAAGTCGGCTTCGACGTTCAGATCGTAAAGCGCATTCCACATCTGCGAAAGGACGGTCTGATAGTTGACGCGATCGCTGAAGGGCATGTAGGCGATGGCATTGGCGGAATCGGTACTGAACAGAATCGCGACCTTGATGTCCTTCTTCAAATTGACGAGCTGCGGGCCAAGGCGTTTGAGTTCCGCGGCGACGCCGGTCATCTCTTCGTACAGGCGGTTGGGCTCGAGGTCGTGCGAGAGGATCCCTTTCCAGTAGGTCTCCTGGCCGTAATGCAGCGACGACCAGTGCCAATACTCCACCATGTTGGCTCCGGCGGCGAGGTGGGCATAGACGACCTGCCGGAGCTGGCCCGGATAGGGTGGATATTGCGAGCGGGAATCCCATCCTATGGATTGCGCGTTAGTCTCGGTGACTAGGTAATTGGTGTGCTTCAGTGAACGGCCCACGTCGCCGCTAAACCAGATTCCCCGGCCCTCAAGGCGTTTCTGAGTGCTGAAGTAGGGGTTCTCGGCGGCCACGTCGAGGTGTTTCGCGATCGCCCATTGATCGAGATTCGTATGGGCGCCGCCGCTGAAGTCCTGGGTAATGAACTGGTCGGGGCGCTTGTACTCATTGACGATCCTGGCCTGCCACGCGAGATAATCGGTTACGATATCGTGCTGGAAATTCTCCCATTCCAGCTTGTATCCGGGGTTCAGGATTCCGTCGCGAGGCGGCAAGTCTTGCCAAGTGTCGACTAACTGCCCCCAGTAACTCAGACCCCAGATGCGATTGATGGTGGCGGGCGAGTGATATTTCCGCTGGAGCCGGGCGAGGAATTTGGCGGTGGCGTACGGCGTCGCGACGCCGGTGGGAGCGGTTTCGTTATCGATCTGGTAGCCGATTACCGCCGGGTGGTCTTTGAAATGGCCGACGATCGCGCGGATGACGCGCTCGGCCTTTTCGAGGAAGTAAGGGTTCAGGAAATCGTAATTCTGGCGAGGACCGTAGGCACCGGGCGCGGACGAGGGCGGGTACGACGGATAGTATGGGTCCGAAAGGGTGGGCGCCGTGCCGGCATGGGTCACTAAGATTTCGGGGTGTTCTTTGTACAGCCAGGTTGGAATGGAGTAAGTGGGGGTGCCGAGGATGACGTGAATCCCGGCCTGATGGAGCCGGTTGAGCGCGCGCTCCATCCAGGCAAACTGAAACTCGCCGTCGCGAGGCTCCCAACTGCTCCAAGTGGACTCGCCCATCCGAACCACGCTGATGCCGGCCTTCTGCATCAGGGCCACGTCCTTCTCCAGCCGTTCTTCCGGCATGTACTCCGGATAGTACGCGACGCCGTAGAGGATGGTCTCCATCTTGTCGGGCGCGAAGGCGGCGCTTTTCACATCGGCGGCATGGGCGGCCGCGGCCGCGAGGGCTGACGATACGATCACAACTTGAAAAACGTTCATAACAGCATCCTTCGTCTAAACAACCTCAATTCGGGTATCGGGCAGCGACGCCAGGGCGGCTAACGTCGAGGTCGAGTGACGCATTGCCATGCGCGGGACCGAGATAGTGTTTCAGCGTCAGGCCCAGATCGGCGGACCGCGCGAAGCCATCCCATTGGCGGACGACTTCGCCGGCGGGTGAAACGAGCAGGAATGCCGGCGCTTTGCCGAAGCCCGCGCCGCTGGTGGCCGCGCGTTCCACGGAGCGGACCGCGCCGAAGTTCCAGTCGTATTGCAGATTCGGTACGCCCTCATGGATCACGGCAGCATCCAGCCCGCAATCATGGTACTGCGCGAGCGCGGTCTGGACGAAAACGAGTTGGGAGCGCGCTTCCGGTTCGGCTTTGCCCGCGAAGAGCAGCAGTGTCCATTTTCCGCTGCCGTACGGCACGCCGGCCGGCGCTTTCCGGCCGGTGGACGGCGGCGCGGGCGATGAAACGGCGCCGAAGCCGGCCAGGGTCTTGAGTGGACTGAGGAGCCAATCGAGACCGGGGTTGGCAAACCCGTCCGCCGGCGAAATTTCAGTCCATTGGTCGAACGCAGTGAACTCCCGGTTTCCGTACGACCATTTCGCCGCTTGGCGGCCGGGGCGCCAGTAGAGATTGCGCTCGAATTTCACCGGCGGCGCAGAGCGGACGAGGCTGGGGACGTAAGAGACGAGCAGGTTATCGGAGACGATGTTTGGCCGTGTGCCGCTGAATTCGGTGTTGGACATCTGCAGCGCGGGCCCATCGATGGGCGGATTCCAAATGACGGTGTTGTGCTCGATCAGCACGCCATCGAGGGAACCGCCATCCCAGGTGGCCGTGAACAGGTCTCCCTGACGCCGCGCCAGCTTCGGACTGCGTGCGTTGTTCACGCAGACGTTGTACCGCAGCACGCCGTTGGTGGTGGCGCGCTTACCGGCGCCGAAGATGGCGGCGCAGTATCCCTGCGCGTCATGGGCGTAGTTGAACTGGACTGTGTTGTCGTCATTGCCCCAGTCGATGTCGTAGACTCCGCCGTCGACTCCGGGCGAATCGATCCAGAAGCCCTCGGTGTTCTCGACGATGCAGTTGCGGCAGGTCCACGTCCAGATTCCATTGGGCGTGCCGATGGTCTCGCGCTCCTGAAGGCCGGTGCGCCACGCGGCGCTCTTCTCGATCCGGCCGTTCTCGGCGGCGAAAAGAACGATGCCGTCGCCATCCACGTCGTGAACGATCGAATTGCGGACTACGATGTTGCGGGCGCGGGTGTCCGATCCACTGACGTAGATGCCGGCCCACTGCGAGGTGCGATAGGCGGTGACGCCGTCGACGAGGATGTCTTCCAGGGTGATGCCTTTCGCGGCGGCGATGACAACCAGGCCGGAGGCTTTCTGTTTCGGCGTTCCACCGACATCGTGCACCACCAGGTCGCGCAGAACGAAGTGCCGCAGCACGAGAGAGCCCGGGGTTGCGCCGATGAACACGCCGTACGGATTGCCACCCGTGGTCTCGAGGTTTTCGATCTCCCAATACTGCTGGTTCAGGAGTTTTACCGCCGCCTCGGCGGCTCCCGCTTCGATGACGGGCAGTAGTCCCTCACCATAGGCGCCGATGCGGATGGGGCGGCCATCTTCGCCCGAGCCTTTCGGGACGAGCGAGCCGGCACAGCGGGAGCCGCGGCGCAGGAGGATCGAATCGCCGGGCGCGAATGTGGCCGCCGAGATTTTTTCCAGGCTCTTCCACGCGGCCGATTGCGAGGCGCCGGATGCGGTATCGGAACCGGATGCGCAATCGACGTAGTAGGTCGCCGCGGGCGCGGAGTTCGCCAGGAGGAACAGCGCAAAGAGTGCGGTCACGGGAGATCCCGCGTGCCCGCACCGGCAGAGCCGGTGGTGAGATGGATGCAACATATTGGATCCGGTCTAGCGGGCCCGCGCCGGAAGCGACGCGGGTCCGCTTGAAGGATTCCTTACCAGCCCAACCGGAGCCCAAGCTGCATATTGCGCGGGCTGCCGCTCATGCCGGTGATATCCCCGAAGTTGCTGGTGTTGCCCAGGCTGGTGTTCGGGTTGGCGAAATGATGCCGGTTGAGAACGTTCAGCATCTCGGCGCGGAACTGCAGGCTGGCACGCTCCTTGAAGCGCCAGTACTTCAGCAGCCCGGCGTCCTCGTTGGACCAGCCCGGCCCGCGCAGCGCGTCATAGCGGCGCTGCCCGTTGCCGAGCAGGTGGTTCACGGGATTCGAGAACGCCGACGGGTTGAACCACAGGTTGGCCGTCGAATTCTGCACCCCGGGATTGAACCCGGAGGGGTTGAACGTACCCGCCAGGCTCGCGCTGCGGTTCCAGTCCGCGTACACCGCGCCTTCCCAACCCGGATACCAGACGTTGGGCGAAATCGCCAGCGGGTTGCCGGTGTTGTAGTGGAACAGGCAGCTGATCTCCCAGCCGCCCAGGATGGCATTCGCCCAAGCCGGCGCCGACTTGAGGAACGGCCGCCCATGGCCCACCGGAAGCTGATATTGCAGATACCCCTTCACGATGTGGGTCTGGTCGTAGGACAGCGGGATGTTCGCCTCGGCTCCCAGGTTCCGCATGTCCTGGACGCCGGCGGTGTTGTCCCAAGTCTCGTCGAACGCCGTGTCCACATCGCCGCGCGCCTTGGAGTAAATGTACGAGAACTGCCCCACCAGCCCGTGCGACATGCGCTTGGTTAACTGCACCTGCAACGAATCGTAGCGCGAGACGCCGGTGTTGGTGCCCACCGAGTAGATCGGCCCCCACGTCTGCCCCGCCACCTGCGGGAACGGCTGAATCGCCATGCCGGCGTAGGCGCTGAAGCCCGCGTAGGGATACGGCACGCCCGCCGCGGCGGCGCTCGGGGCGTCAGAGATCCACGCCGTCGGATTCACCTTGGGATCCTGGTAGGCCGCCGCCAGCGGCTGGTTGCGATACAGCCCGCCGAGATGCAGGCGCCGCCCGAGATTGCCCATGTACGTCACTCCGCCTACCAGGTCCTTGTCGACTTCGTACTCGAAGCTGACGTTGTACTGGTGGGTGTAGCCCTGGAACAGGCTGTTCGGGTTTACCGTCACCACGCCCCACGGCAGCGCGTTGGGATCCTTGGTAGGCGCCTTGTACTGGTCGGGATAGCCGTTGTCCCAGTTGAAGCGCGGCACGTTACCGGACGCAACCAGAGTATTGGTCCCCTGGTAACCGGGCGCGAAACCGTAGGGCACGCCGGACCAGTAGTTGATCCCCTCCGGCGAGTAGAAGATGCCGTACCCGCCGCGGATGACCGCGTTGTTCGTCAGGTGGTAGGCCACGCCGATGCGTGGCGCGAACTCCTTCCAATCCTTGTTCCGTTCGAAGGAATCGCCCGGGCTCTTCAGAAATTCGAGAGCGCCCGGCAGGTTGTACTGGGTGTTGGTGAGGGTGAGGTTGAAGTTCCCCCAGTGTCCGTACTTCTCGTGGAACGGCTGCGCCTGCTCCCACCGCACCCCGAGGTTTACGGTCAGCCGGCTGGTCACCTTGATATCGTCCTGGAAATACGACTCGACGTAGCCGCGGCGCCCGTAGAGGTCGAACGGCACCCCTTTGCTGGCGCTGTCGACCGCGCCCAGCAGGAAGCTGGCGAAACCGAAGCCCACCTGGTTGGCCCAGGTTGCCCCCGGAATTCCGGTGGTGGCGTTGGAGAAACCAAAGGTCAGCGTGTCCAGCCCGGCGTGGCCGTTAATCTGCTGTTTCCACAGTTGGATGCCCGCCTTCATCGTATGGTGCCCTTTCACCCACATCAGGGAATCGCCCACGATGTACGAGTTTCCGACGTAGTATCCGCTGGAGTTGTAGCCGATCCCCGTTTCGCCCACCCCGTTGACCGCGCTCCCGAAACCGATGGTCGGGAACAAATCGGCGCTGGTCGAGTTTTGCAACCCCAACGTCTTATTCCAGCCGTTGCCGGCCTGTTCCGAAATGCTGGGATTCCGGTAGCGGTTGTAGGCTGCCGAGAACGTGTTCACCAACCGCGGGGAGATGGTCCAGTTGTCGCTGAAGTGGATCTGCCGCCCGGTGACCTGCTGGAATCGCGCTTTGGCGAACGGGCCGCCGGTCGGATCGGCCGGGTTCCATACCCCGCCCTGGTCCGCCAGGATGCGCGGACGCTGGCTCCACGTGAACGAGCCGCTCGCCTTGTTGCGATCCGAAAAAGCGTGATCGCCCTTGACCGTGAACTGCGTCTGGTGAAACCACGGATTGTTGGCATTCGTGATGGCAGAGTTATTGGCCAACCGGCCCGCGATCATGGGCTGATACTGCGCGCGATAGATGTCCACGATCTTCTTCGATATGTTGCTGAACCGGTTCTGCGGGACGATATTGCCCACAAACGGGTCCGATACCCAGGCGCCGTTCACCTGCCGCAGGGTCGCCGGGTCAAAAATCTGACCCTGGATGACGTCGCGCCCCAGCGCATCCTTGCCGAGCGACTTTCCGGTCAGCAACTGGCTGAAGTCGCCGTTCAGGAAGGCCGGAACCGGCACCGTGGCGCCGTAGCTCTGGCTAAGCGCGTAGTTGGACATGGTGTACTTCTCGAAGGAGCCGAACACAAAGGTGCGGTTCTTGCCGTTGTAGACCTTGGGCAGAACCACCGGTCCGCCGAGGCTGACGCCCCCGAGGAACTGCCGGTCGGGCGCCCGCTGGTACAGCGGGTTGTTCGGAGACTGGCTGAGGCTCCAGTTGTTCATCCAGCTATTCGCGTCCAGCGCCTCGTTGCGCAGGTAGTAGAACGCGCTGCCGTGCAGCTCATTGGTTCCGGACTTCAGGGCGAAGTTGAAAATGCCGCCCGCGGAATGCCCGTATTCCGCCGACATGCCGCTGGTCTGCACGCTGAATTCCTGCACCGCCTCCATCGGCGGGCTGGATTCGCCGACGTGGCCCTGGATTTGCGAGGTGGCCGAAATCCCATCGATCAGCACATCCTTGCTGAACGCCGCGCCGCCCGCGATATAAGAGGTCCAGTTGTTGCCCTCCACCGCCGGCGTGAGGGCATACGCGAAGCTCTCCATGGCGCGGCCGCCGGCGAAGGAAAGCGGCAGGTCCTTGATGGCTTCGCTCTGCACGGTGGTGGAAATCTGGGCCGTGTCCACCTTCAACAGGGACGACTCCGCGTTGACGGTGATGCTCTCCTGCACCTGCCCCGGCTCCAGGGTTACGTCCAGCCGCAAAGTCTGCCCGACCGACACGGTCATACCGGACCCGTGGTACGTCTTGAAGCCGGCACTGGTGATCCTGATTTCGTATCTGCCGAAAGGGACGTTGGAAAGTGTATACAGTCCCACGTCATTCCCGGTGGCGCGGGTGACGACCCCGGTGTCGACGTTGGTGAGCACGATCTCTGCGTTAGGAATGGCGGCGCCGCTTCAATCGAGGACCGCCCCGCTGATCGTCCCGCGATCGGACTGCGCTGACGTCGTGATGGCACACAACAACAGCGCGGCCAGCGTCAGACAATGACTTGCGATTATCCTTTTCATATCTACCTCTGTTGGAGCTTCACCCCTGAAGACTCCGGTCTTACTCAAACATGGCTGCTAGGGAAGAACACTCCTGAAGCGACGAGCATAATCCTTTTCGCGGCCGATGTATGCGCTACAGCCGTTATCACACTGTTAAAATTCGCTGCAGACCGCACGGCGGAGCGCCCCGGCGCCGTTGGGGAAAGCAGCGGAAATGGGAGGGTGGAAAACCCGGCTTGAGTTTGCAACTACTTAGACAATCCAGACGCAACCGGCGAGCACGCGCTGGAGCGGTTCCGATAACGCCCGATAACGCCTGATAACCGCGCGATAACCGTTAATTTTCGCTACAATGGTGGCCGGTCAGGCGTAAAAGTGTCGAAAACCGTCCACGATGGGCCGACCGGCGGCATCTCCCGTTACGAGGTGCGCGACCAGCTAAAGCGTGTCTTGCTTAGCCGGCACTTCGTGAAGGCCAGGAAGAAGAGCCGCTTCCTGGAATTCATGTGCGAGCAGGCGCTGTCGGGAAAAGCCGACGAGGTG
Above is a window of Candidatus Binatia bacterium DNA encoding:
- a CDS encoding right-handed parallel beta-helix repeat-containing protein, which translates into the protein MTALFALFLLANSAPAATYYVDCASGSDTASGASQSAAWKSLEKISAATFAPGDSILLRRGSRCAGSLVPKGSGEDGRPIRIGAYGEGLLPVIEAGAAEAAVKLLNQQYWEIENLETTGGNPYGVFIGATPGSLVLRHFVLRDLVVHDVGGTPKQKASGLVVIAAAKGITLEDILVDGVTAYRTSQWAGIYVSGSDTRARNIVVRNSIVHDVDGDGIVLFAAENGRIEKSAAWRTGLQERETIGTPNGIWTWTCRNCIVENTEGFWIDSPGVDGGVYDIDWGNDDNTVQFNYAHDAQGYCAAIFGAGKRATTNGVLRYNVCVNNARSPKLARRQGDLFTATWDGGSLDGVLIEHNTVIWNPPIDGPALQMSNTEFSGTRPNIVSDNLLVSYVPSLVRSAPPVKFERNLYWRPGRQAAKWSYGNREFTAFDQWTEISPADGFANPGLDWLLSPLKTLAGFGAVSSPAPPSTGRKAPAGVPYGSGKWTLLLFAGKAEPEARSQLVFVQTALAQYHDCGLDAAVIHEGVPNLQYDWNFGAVRSVERAATSGAGFGKAPAFLLVSPAGEVVRQWDGFARSADLGLTLKHYLGPAHGNASLDLDVSRPGVAARYPN
- a CDS encoding VOC family protein; translation: MMKTLVLLLGVVVPLAAELPDFYKSVDRVFWVVDDIDRTVAGWQKLGIIDVRPNPGAGPGVRWSIARLGDTVVDFIQPLDDKTPFAAYRKKHGQGIMALIHHAPTKAAVEQELARMANAGVAVLEGRNLGTEGRYVLFDTAEEGKYVVGVFCDLGGAGLPPAPAPKPNAKRLSQYAFVARDLKAVSRYWERLGFPAMDFTHPVLWDLIYHAKPGKFDAILGWQRQGRIVYEWIQPTIGPTTYLDHLSKYGEGLHHIAL
- a CDS encoding TonB-dependent receptor, coding for MPNAEIVLTNVDTGVVTRATGNDVGLYTLSNVPFGRYEIRITSAGFKTYHGSGMTVSVGQTLRLDVTLEPGQVQESITVNAESSLLKVDTAQISTTVQSEAIKDLPLSFAGGRAMESFAYALTPAVEGNNWTSYIAGGAAFSKDVLIDGISATSQIQGHVGESSPPMEAVQEFSVQTSGMSAEYGHSAGGIFNFALKSGTNELHGSAFYYLRNEALDANSWMNNWSLSQSPNNPLYQRAPDRQFLGGVSLGGPVVLPKVYNGKNRTFVFGSFEKYTMSNYALSQSYGATVPVPAFLNGDFSQLLTGKSLGKDALGRDVIQGQIFDPATLRQVNGAWVSDPFVGNIVPQNRFSNISKKIVDIYRAQYQPMIAGRLANNSAITNANNPWFHQTQFTVKGDHAFSDRNKASGSFTWSQRPRILADQGGVWNPADPTGGPFAKARFQQVTGRQIHFSDNWTISPRLVNTFSAAYNRYRNPSISEQAGNGWNKTLGLQNSTSADLFPTIGFGSAVNGVGETGIGYNSSGYYVGNSYIVGDSLMWVKGHHTMKAGIQLWKQQINGHAGLDTLTFGFSNATTGIPGATWANQVGFGFASFLLGAVDSASKGVPFDLYGRRGYVESYFQDDIKVTSRLTVNLGVRWEQAQPFHEKYGHWGNFNLTLTNTQYNLPGALEFLKSPGDSFERNKDWKEFAPRIGVAYHLTNNAVIRGGYGIFYSPEGINYWSGVPYGFAPGYQGTNTLVASGNVPRFNWDNGYPDQYKAPTKDPNALPWGVVTVNPNSLFQGYTHQYNVSFEYEVDKDLVGGVTYMGNLGRRLHLGGLYRNQPLAAAYQDPKVNPTAWISDAPSAAAAGVPYPYAGFSAYAGMAIQPFPQVAGQTWGPIYSVGTNTGVSRYDSLQVQLTKRMSHGLVGQFSYIYSKARGDVDTAFDETWDNTAGVQDMRNLGAEANIPLSYDQTHIVKGYLQYQLPVGHGRPFLKSAPAWANAILGGWEISCLFHYNTGNPLAISPNVWYPGWEGAVYADWNRSASLAGTFNPSGFNPGVQNSTANLWFNPSAFSNPVNHLLGNGQRRYDALRGPGWSNEDAGLLKYWRFKERASLQFRAEMLNVLNRHHFANPNTSLGNTSNFGDITGMSGSPRNMQLGLRLGW
- a CDS encoding beta-galactosidase, encoding METILYGVAYYPEYMPEERLEKDVALMQKAGISVVRMGESTWSSWEPRDGEFQFAWMERALNRLHQAGIHVILGTPTYSIPTWLYKEHPEILVTHAGTAPTLSDPYYPSYPPSSAPGAYGPRQNYDFLNPYFLEKAERVIRAIVGHFKDHPAVIGYQIDNETAPTGVATPYATAKFLARLQRKYHSPATINRIWGLSYWGQLVDTWQDLPPRDGILNPGYKLEWENFQHDIVTDYLAWQARIVNEYKRPDQFITQDFSGGAHTNLDQWAIAKHLDVAAENPYFSTQKRLEGRGIWFSGDVGRSLKHTNYLVTETNAQSIGWDSRSQYPPYPGQLRQVVYAHLAAGANMVEYWHWSSLHYGQETYWKGILSHDLEPNRLYEEMTGVAAELKRLGPQLVNLKKDIKVAILFSTDSANAIAYMPFSDRVNYQTVLSQMWNALYDLNVEADFVQAGDGDVSRYKLLMVPPLYSVSDAVLRQIAEYVKAGGHVVMAFKSGFTDEYSTVRHVMAPGPLREAAGFHYQEFSSLAEPVPLTPDPFHAAGENKASVWAEFLLPDTAEVLASLDDTTWRFPVITRNRYGDGTLTYEATVVTDALQREIVRDAISRAGLAGEDQKLPPQVKIRQGRNGQGRLLRYYFNFSEQDACFTYPYATGVDLLTGYPVEKGVRVDLRPWGVAVIAER